The Sphingopyxis sp. CCNWLW2 genome contains the following window.
CCCCTGCCAACGTACCATCTTCACGGCTATGCGGGACCTATTTCGGCGGGGGTGGGTCGATCAACCAGTACCAGTACGGCGCCTTGACGTTTCCTTCGCCCGCCTGCTCGTCCACTCCGTCGTTGACGCAAGGCGGCGACTGGCAGGTCAATGATTCGGGCCGCCGCATCGGCCTCAGCCCCGAAGAAGACCGCTATGGCCTCTTCGGCCGGCTGAGCTTCGAGGTCAGCGACGGGGTCACGCTTTTCGCGGAGGCCTCGTACAATCAGCAGAAAACATTGTTCAACGCGGGTCCGAACCTGATGACCGGCCTTTCGCTGAGCGCGACGGGTTGCGGCACGGCGGCGACCGCGGCGGCCGCCCCGACGACGTGCAACGCATTCCTCTATAATGCGCTCGGACCGACAGCGCTGGCGGGCCTGACCAGCGCCACACTCGCGACGACCGCCGTCGACTTGCCCGGCCGCGGCTCGAACAACGAGCGCAAGGTGCAGCGCTATTTGATCGGCGCAGAGGGTGATTTCGAGGCTTTCGGAAAACCGGCGGGCTGGGACGTCTATGCCCAGTACGGCCGCGCCGAGTTGCACGAGCAACTGACCAATATCCAGCAAACGGTGAAGAGAAACAACGCGCTCGCCGCCGTGTTCGCGCCGGCCGGCAACCCGCGCGGCCTTCCGGTCGGTTCGATCCAGTGCCTTATCAACGTCAACGCCAGCGCGGCGGACGACGATCCCGCCTGCCGCCCGCTCAACCTGCTGGGCATTGGCGTCGCCGATCCGGCGGCGGTCGATTATATCCTCGGCGATCCGTTCCGCGATCAGACGCTCGAACAGACCGTGGTTGGCGCCAACCTGTCGCTCACGCCTTTCGCGACTTGGGCGGGCGACGTCAGCATCGCGATCGGCGCCGAATACCGCAAGGAAGAGATCGACGGGTCCGTGCCCGCCGAGTTCCAACCCATCTTCAACCCGGCCACCGGCGCATCGACCAGCAATTGGTCGGTCGGCAACTACCGCCCCAGCAAGGGCAGCTACGACGTCAAGGAAGCCTATCTCGAAACGGTCGTGCCGCTGGGCTTTGGACTCGAGTTCAACGGGGCGGTGCGCGGTACCGATTATTCGACCTCGGGCTATGTCACGACGTGGAAGCTGGGTGCGACCTGGCAGCCCATCGACGACATTCGACTGCGCGCCACGCGCTCGCGCGACATTCGCGCGCCCAACCTGAACGAGCTGTTCCAGGCGGGTACCGCCAACACCTCGACCGTCACCAACCCGTTCTTCCCGGGAGTGGGGCCGGGGACCGGCACCTACGGCTCCAGCCTCTCATACCTGGGCACGATCACGGGCAATCTGGATCTGAGACCGGAGAAAGCGGATTCGTGGAACGTCGGCGCGGTCTTCACACCCCGCTTCATTCCCGGCTTCAGCGTGTCGGCCGACTATTTTGACATCAAGGTGAAACAAGCGATCGACAGCCTCAGCGCGGACGACATCGTCAACCGCTGTTTCGAGGGGCTCGCGGACTTCTGCGCGGCAATCACGCCTGACCCCGCCAATCCTTCGCGCGTCCTGATCAGCCGCCAGCCGGTCAATTTCTCCAGCCTCGTCATGCGCGGCGTCGATCTGGAAGCGGCGTATCGGATGCCCCTCGCCGGGGGCAATTTCACCCTGCGCGGCCTGGCGACGCGCTATATCGACAACATCGTCACAACAGGCGTGCCCGGCTTCGTGCCGCTCAACTCCGTCGGGACGCTGGGTGTCGGCACCGGCACGCAATCGATCACGCCGAAGTGGATCTACCGCTTCACCGCGTCCTACGACACCGACGATTTCTCGCTGACCGCGACGGCGCGAGGCGTGAGCGACGGCAGGTACGATGCCACGGGCATCGAATGTGGGACCAGCTGCCCGATCTCGACCAACCAGTTCCCGACCTACGAGGACAACAGCATTGACGGCGCGACCTACGTCGACCTCAACGCGACGTTCAAGTTCGACGCGATGGCCAAGGGCGACGCCGAATTCTTCGTCAACGTCACCAATGTGTTCGACACCGATCCGATCCTGCTGCCCGAAACCGGCCTCGCCGCGAACAGCACCTATTCGGACCTGCTTGGCCGCAGCTTCCGTGTGGGCGTCCGCTTCAAGATGAAGTGACGCGGGACGAACGAAAGACGGGAGGGCACCCCGTGGCCCTCCCTTTTTTTTGTTGGCCGGTCGGGGGTTCGTTCGGGGCGAACGAAAATCGGCCCGTCCGACAACGGAAATGACAGACGTGCCACAGCCGGCCTGCACGATTGAGGCGGGCACCAGCATGGACTATAGGCGGCCGCGAAATTCTCGCGGCCGGTGTCCCGCTGCGGGTCCCAACCGCGCCGCGAACAACGGAGCCCCCATGTCGAAATCGCTTTTTCTGGATGATTTGCAGGTCGGCCAGAAATGGCATGGCGGCCCGATCGAGATGACCGAGGCGGATATCATCCGCTTCGCAAGCGAATATGATCCCCAGCCGATGCACATCGACACCGCGGCGGCCGCGAACGGTCGCTTTGGCGGCATCATTGCCAGCGGTTGGCACGTGGCCTCCGTCGTGATGCGCGATTTTGTCGAAGCCGCCCCGTTCGGGAGCACGCCGCTTCTTGGCCTCAAAATCGACGATCTGACGTGGCGCGTACCCGTGCGGCCCGGCGATGTGCTTCGCATCACGCGCGAGGTCGTCAACATCGCCCTTTCCAGAAGCAAGCCGGACCGGGGCGTGCTGACCATGCGAATGACCGTTACCAATCAGGAGGGCGCGGTCGCAATGGCGTTCACCAACCTCATTCAAATGCCAACCCGGCCCGACATCGATAGCTAAGCTGCTGTAGCCGCAACCGGCCGATAGCTGCCCGTCGGCGAGGGGCGACATTGAGGCAGTTCGAGCCTGCGACAGGGCCTCGACCGTCTCAGCGGCGACGAACGGTTCACCGCATCGCGCGCCTTCCGGCAAGTTTTTGTTAACCCCCTTCCTGCACATTTCGAGCGGGGGGCACAAAGCGGCGCAGGCCGCGCGAATGGAGAGTTCGCAGTGCTCGAATATGAAACAAGGCCGGCATCGGTCATGGGGCCGCTGGGCCGGCTCACTCTCGACGATCTGCCGTCCTCGTCCACGGCGCACTGGGTCAGCCGCCGCAAGGCTGAAGTGCTGGCCGCGATCGAGGGCGGATTGCTCAGCCAGAACGAGGCCTGTGCGCGATACCGGCTGAGCGTCGAGGAACTTGCCGGCTGGCGGCGGTCGATCGATCGCGCGGGCATCCCCGGCCTTCGTATCACGAGAACGCAGGAATATCGTAATCGGTTGGGCAGATGATCAATCGATGTCGGGCGTCCCCACACGCCCGGCGACGGCTGGGCGGCGCGGGCAGACTGGTCCCTCTCGCGCCGCCCTTTCCAAATGCTTTGCTTCGCCGACTCTGCGCACCGACGGCCAGCGACTAGTCGCCGATCATATCGGCGAATGCTGGTGAAACGCCAGCTTCCAACCACCGGGGCGCCGCACATAGGCTGAGCTGACAAGCGCCGCATAGGGCTCGCCATCGGCGCGCGTCACATCCGCCCGGTAGCTGATGATCGCAAAATCTTCGTCATTGTCCAGAAGTTGACGATCCCCCATCGTCAGGTCACGCCAACGGTTGGCGCTGGTCGCCGTCGCCGCGACCTCTTCGCGCGAATGCACCGCGTGCATTTCTCCCGCCTGCGGAAAGGCGAGCAGGCACCGGCGGTCGACATGCTTCAGGAAATGATCTTTGCCGTCGAGCCAGAATTCTCGCTCGATGTCATAAAGCTCCTTTTCGAGCGCCATCTCATTCTCCCTTCGAGCGCGGGCGGGATCAGCCGCCCTTCTTCTGCGCGCGCGCCGCCCTGACGCCCGCGAGAAACTGCTTTTCATCGACCTTCATCGCCAATCCCCTCGCCGACAGGAAGAATGCGGCGCGCGGCATGGTGATATTGCCTTCGCTGGTCGCCAGCACCGCGCCCTGCGGCGCGATCGCCGTAACCTTGCCGAGTACCGCGGCGCCGTCAGCGCTCCGCACTTCGGCGCCCGGCTTCAAGGCTCCGTCGACCGCCGCCGCATCGGCCTCGGCCTGCCTCAGGACGGCGACGATCTTCTGCTTCGGGGCTTTCAGCGCCGGGCCCTTCGCGCTCTTCACAAAGGCATTCTTCGGAACCACCAGCCCGTTGCCGTCAATCGACACGGCCACCCTGTCTCCCGACACTTTGGCGATCTGGCCCACTTCTTCGCCATTCTGGTCATAAACCTTGGCACCCACGACCAGCGAAGCGGCAGACGCTGGCTCCTGCGCCTGCGCGGCGGGGCCGGCGAGCGGCATCGCGCTCGCAAGGAAAAGCGCTGCGATCGGGCCGAAGGATTTGTGCATGAAGCGCTCCTGTCGAACAAATATGCCCGTGCGTGCCGCACCGCACGGCCGCGTGCCAAATGCGATGTTGCCCGGCCGTGCAACGGACGCGGCGAGCCGACGTCCTCGCTGCTGAAGAAGGGCGCGATGGTGGAAAAGCGGAAGCTGGTCATGCGTTCGGGCGCCAGCCGATTGGCCCGAACCTGACGGGCTGCCGCCGTGACAGACTCCGCTTGGCACCGGAATTTCCATGTTTTCAGCCAAATCGCGAAGATTCGGCTGGCTGGGGCGGCAGGATTCGAACCTGCGAATGGCGGCATCAAAAGCCGCTGCCTTACCACTTGGCGACGCCCCAACAGGCCGGTGCGAGCGCGTCTATAGCGCCTCTCGGCCGCTTGGCAAGCTAGCCAGTCAGAGCCGGGTAACCCAGCCGTGCGGATCGGCGGCGCGGCCGCGTTGGATGTCGACGAGCTTGTCCTTGAGCTTCGTCGTCACTTGTCCCGGGCCGCCGGCGCCGATCGTGAAGCTGCTCTCACCGCGCGTCACCTTGCCCACCGGGGTCACCACCGCGGCGGTGCCGCAGGCGAAGCTTTCGGTCAGCTTGCCGCTTTCCGCATCGGCCTGCCACTGGTCGATCGCATAGGGTTCCTCGCGCACCGTCAGCCCGGCGTCGCGCGCCAGCGTGATGATCGTCTCGCGCGTGATGCCGGGCAGGATCGTGCCCGTCAGCGGCGGGGTGACGATGCTGCCGTCGTCGAAGACGAAGAACATGTTCATGCCGCCCAGTTCCTCGATCCAGCGACGTTCGGCGGCGTCGAGGAAGACGACCTGATCGTGCCCCTTGGCGATCGCCTCACGCTGCGCGACGAGGCTGGAGGCGTAGTTGCCGCCGCATTTGGCGGCGCCGGTGCCGCCCGGCGCGGCGCGGGTATAATCCTCCGACACCCAGAGCGAAATCGCGGGGGCGCCCGACTTGAAATAATTGCCCACCGGCGAGGTGATGACGAGGAACTGATATTCGGCCGCGGGCTTCACGCCGAGGAACACTTCGCTCGCGAACATGAAGGGGCGGAGGTACAGCGCGCCGCCGTCGACCTGCGGGAACCAGTGCGCGTCGGCGGCCACCGCTTCCTTCACCGCGGCGATGAACAATTCCTCGGGCAGTTCAGCCATCGCCATGCGGCGCGCGCTCGCGTTGAAACGCGCGGCATTGGCCTCGACGCGGAACAGCGCCATCGAGCCGTCGTCGAGGCGATAGGCCTTCAGCCCTTCGAAAATTTCCTGCGCATAATGGAGCACCGCGGTCGCGGGATCGAGCGACAGCGGGCCGCGCGGCATCACCTGCGCATCGTGCCAGCCCTGCCCCTCGGTATAGCGGATCGACACCATATGATCGGTGAAGACGCGCCCGAATGCAGGATCGGCAATCGCCGCCGCCCGTACATCGTCCGCGATCAGATTGGGGTGCGGCAGATGGGTGAAGGCGGGAGCGGACATGCGGAAACACCTGTGTTTGCGGGTTTATGGAGCGCGCCTCTTGCCAAAGACGGGCGCGGCGCGCAACGGTAGCGACTATGCCGGATGAAAATTTTCTTTCACAAGTACCCGCTGCCTCTGCTCTTTTCTTGCGCGAAGACGAAGTGCGCCGCGGTATCGAATTCCTCTTTTTCGCGCACGCCTCGCTATGGCGCGCGATCGATGCGCGGCTCGCCGAAAAGGAGCTGGGGCGCGCCCATTACCGCGCGCTCTATTTCATCGCGCGGCAGCCGGGGCTGACGATTTCGGACCTGCTCGCCTTGCTCGGCATCACCAAACAGTCGCTCGGGCGGGTGGTGAAGGAATTGGAGGCGCGCGAATATCTGACGACGCGCCCGGGCAATCGCGACCGGCGGCAAAAGGAGCTGCGCCTGACCGATGCCGGCCGCGCCGCCGAGACGGTGATTTTCGGCATGCTGCGCGACACGATGAGCCGCGCCTATACGCATGCGGGGCAGCAGGCGGTGACGGGCTTCTGGCAGGTCAGCGAGGCGCTGGTGCCGCCGCGCGAGCGGCGGCGGATCGCGATGCTGGGGAAAGATACGGGCTAGATTACCCTTCGCCGCGCGCAATATCCGCAAGCTCGCGCCCGCGATCCCGCGCCGCGCGCAGCACGTTGGTGAGCAAAGCCGCAAGCTGGCCGTCGCTGTCGAGCACGTCGAGCCCGGCCTGCGTCGTCCCGCCCTTGCTCGCGACCTGCGCGATCAGCACGCCCGGCTTTTCGCCGCTGTCGGCGAGCAGCGCGGTCGCGCCGCCGAACGTCGCGGTCGCGAGCGCCAGCGCGTCTTCGGCCGACAGGCCAAGCCGTTCGCCCGCGGCCGCATAGGATTCGATCAGGCGGAAGACAAAGGCCGGGCCGCTGCCGGTGAAAGCGGTGACGAGATCCATCGTCGAATCGTCGGCGAGCCGCACCGTCTTGCCCAAGGTGTCCAGCAGCGCGTCGATCGCTACATCGTCGGCATCGCCCAGCGTCGCGACCGCCGACACCCCGGCGCCGATGCGCGCAGCGAGGTTCGGCAGGATACGGACCTGCGCGCCGGCATCGGGGAAGCGTGCCGCCAGATCGACGAGCGACACACCCGCGAGGATCGAGAGCAGGTGAACCTTGCCGGTCGCGAGCGGCGCCAGCACATCGGCGACGTCGCCCAGCTGTTGCGGCTTCATGCCAAGCATGATCCAGTCGGCGCTGCCCCCCGCGGCCTGCCATTCACCCAGCGACGCGTGCTGGACGATGCCCGCACGCGGCGCCGCATAGGGATCGACGATCGCGACCAGCGCCGGGTCGAGACCCGCCGCCAGCCAGCGATCGAGCATTGCGCCCGCCATATTGCCGCATCCGACGAGCAGGAACCGGCCGGAGAAATTCCGCAATGCTTTGGTCATAGGTCATTCTTTTCTTCGTTTATCGACAGCTGCTCTCGGGGCCCGACAGCAGGTCGAGGCAGCGGCCATCAATCTTGTTCGCATCGACGGGCATACCGATAACCGAAGCCAGCGTCGGCATGATATCGACCGTCATCACGGCGTTGGGCTGTTCGAAACCGGCGAGCCCCTTGCGCCAGAAGAGGATCGGCACGCGGCGGTCATAATCCCACACCGACCCGTGCGTCGCGACATAGCCGATACCCGATTCGGGGATCGGCGTGACCCGCGGCTTCAACGCGATGATGAAATCACCCGAACGCTGCGGGTTGTAAGAGGCGCGCAGCTTGTCGAGCAGGCTCCACGTATCGGGCGCGCGCTTCGAGATCGGATGCGCCTCCAGCTCGTCGCGCGTCACCACCGCCTCGATCTGCGGATGCGCGCGCAGGCGCGGCAGGATTTCGGCAAGCGCGGCCTTGCGCTGCGCCGCCGTCAGCGTCTTTGCGAAATGAAAGTCGCCGTCGTCACCATAGAGAAGAGGCTGCGGCAGACCGAGCTTTTCGGCGACCTCCTTGCCGACCGCACCGGGGTTCAGCGCCTTGTCGACGCGCTGCGCGTCGGGCCAGGCGTTCTGGCGGTTGCGTTCGGGCAGGTCGTGGCCGCCGTGATCGGCGGTCAGCGCGACGACATAGTCGATCCCGGTGGCATCGAGCCGCGCGAAGAAATCGCCGAGCTCACGGTCGAGCCCCGCCATCTGGATGCACATTTCGCTACCCTCGGTGCCGGTGCCGTGGCCGACATAGTCGGTCGCCGACAGGCCGACGATGAGCAGATCCGTGCTGCTGCCCTCGCCCATCTTGCGCACCTGGCGCAGCGCGGCGGCGGTCGCGAGCACCGCGCCGTCGGCTTCGGGCGATGCCTGGAAGCGGCGGAAATCACCAGCGTCGCGCGCCATGCGGCCGGTGCCGACCGAGCCGCCCTTGTCGAGCGGGATCGCGATGTCGTGGGCGGTGCAATCGGCGGGCAGCGTCAGCGCCGGGCGCGGCTGGTTGATCGCGGCGGCGATCACGGTGCTGGCCTGCTGCGCGGCCGCCGACAAAGTGGTGCCGCGATAGCTGGTGAGCCCTGTAGGGGCGAGCCACATGAGTTCGTCGGCTTGCCGCCCACCCATCATAATCGCCGAACGATCCTTGCCCGATACCGAGACGACCTGCGCCTTCGGATCGCGCGCCTTCATCAGATCGCCGAGCGTCGGGACGAGCAGATGGTTCACCGACGGCGCATATTGGCCGCTCTTCGACGTCGTGCCCGCGACCGTCTCATCCTCGGCGCAATAGACGCGCTTGTCTTCGCGGGCGACCGACAGGTCGAAATAATTATTGGCGACGATCCCCGTGTGCGCGGGGTGGTTGCCGGTCAAGATCGTCGAATGGCCGGGGCAGGTTTCGGTCGCGCCGTGCGCCTGATAGCCCGACGGGAAGACGATCCCCGACGCGAGCCGCGCGAGGCCGCCGGTGAAGCGCCCGCGATATTCGGCAAAAAGGTCGGCTGAAAATTGATCGACCGCGATCATCACGACAAGCTTCGGCGCCGGGGTCATGGCGGTAACCTTCTGTACCGGCGGCGCCGAATTCTGCGCAAGACCGGTTCCGGCAGCGGCAACACAAAGCATGGTGGCAAGGGCAGTGGACAGATATTTCAGCTTCACGGACGGCTTCTCCAAATGATGGCGGGGTATGGCCCCAAAAAGCGCGGGCTGTCCTCTCGTCGAAAGCCGCCTATATGGCAAGCCTTCGAACGATGAACGGGCGCAGGCAGAGCATGAATTTGACAAGTGAGGCTTTTGTGACACGCGCATGGCAAACCGTGCTGGCTTTGCTGGCGCTGTCGTTCATCACCATGAGCCCGGCGCAGGCGCAATCGACGCATATTCAGCCGAAACTGGTCGCCGAGTCGGCCGCCCCCGCCCCCGGCAGCAGCACGACACTCGCGCTGACGATGGCACCCGAGCCGACCTGGCACGGCTATTGGGCGAATGGCGGCGACGCGGGTTTCGGCCTGTCGGTCGAATGGAACGCCCCCGAGGGCGTGACGATCGCGCCCTTCCGCTATCCGGTGCCCGACGCGCTGATCCTCTTCGGCATGATGAACCATGTCTACGAACACCCCTATGCGCTGCTCGCCGAGGTGCAGGTCGACAAAAGCATAGTACCCGGCACCGACCTGACATTGTCGGGCGTCGCGAACTGGCTCGCCTGTACCGACAAGGTGTGCGTCCCCGAAAAAGCGGTGATTTCGGTCACGCTGAAAGCGGGCGATGGCAAGATCGCGCCCGCCGAGCGTACCCGCTTCGACGGCTGGCGCGCGCTGCTGCCGCAGCCGCTCGACCGCCACGGCAGATGGGAGCGGAAAGGCGACATGGTGCGCTTTGCCATCCCCCTCCCCGCCAGCACCGCGATCGACGCGCCGCACCTGTTCGTCGAGACGCAGGATGTCGTCGACTATGCCGCGCCGCAACGCTTCAGCCGCAATGGCGATCACATCATCGTCGAAACGCGCGTGAAGGGCGAAAAGGCGGGGCCTGTTTCGGCGCTGCTCAAACTCGGCGGCGGGCGCGGGCTGTCGTTGACGCTCGAACCCGGCGCGGTTCCCGCCGCCGGCGAGGCCATCGCCGGGAAAGACGGCGGCATCGATATGGGGCTGTTCTGGACCGCGCTCGGCGGCGCGATCCTCGGCGGGCTGATCCTCAACCTGATGCCGTGCGTCTTTCCGATATTGAGCCTCAAGGCACTAAGCCTCGCGCGCTCGGGCGGCGATGCGCGGAGTGCGAAGGTCGAGGCGCTTGCCTACACCGCAGGTGCTATCGTCACCGCGCTGTTCCTCGGCGGCGCGCTGCTCGCGCTCCGCGCAGCGGGCGAGCAGGTTGGTTGGGCATTCCAACTGCAGCATCCGGTGAGCGTGCTCGCGCTGCTGATCCTTTCGCTGGCGATTACATTGAACCTGCTCGGCGCCTATGAGCTCCCATCCTTCGGCCGCGGACAGGCGCTGGTCGACAAGGGCGGTGCGGCGGGCGGCTTCTGGACCGGCGCGCTCGCCGCTTTCGTCGCGACGCCGTGCAGCGGCCCGCTGCTCGGCGCGGCGCTCGGCGCGACGCTGGTGCTGCCGGCGTGGGCGGCGCTGCCGATCTTCGGCGGCCTGGGACTGGGCCTCGCCCTTCCCTTCCTCGCGATCGGCTTTGTGCCCGCGCTCAGGAACCGGCTGCCGAAGCCGGGACCGTGGATGGATCGCTTCCGCAAATGGATGGCGCTGCCGATGGGGCTCACCACGCTCGCGCTGGCATGGCTGCTCTGGCGGCAACTCGGCGGCGGCGAGCAGCTCATTTGGCCGATCCTCGCGGTCGCCATGGCGCTTGTCCTGCTCACGCATTACGGCGCGATCCAGCGCGGCGACCGGCGGTCGTGGTTGCTCTACGCCTCGGGACTGCTCTTGCTTGTCA
Protein-coding sequences here:
- a CDS encoding TonB-dependent receptor plug domain-containing protein; the encoded protein is MTAIALVHSAPALAQEVTAAPDSVEAAPVEQIVVTGSRVTRDGFEAPTPVMVLTQEDIQNSSPTNNIADFVNQMPALAASIRPSNSRLELSNGIAGINALNLRSLGTVRTLVLIDGRRSVGSTASGVVDINTIPQSLVERVEVVTGGASAAYGSDAVAGVTNFILNKDFSGLKLSGDVGVTDEGDGFNYSASIAAGLKFADGRGRLIVAGEIAHSDGIFQVDRDWNHTGFVRIQNPAWTANSTVPRYLLRTQVGAANSTPGGLITGSMIPNPAGGTPANVPSSRLCGTYFGGGGSINQYQYGALTFPSPACSSTPSLTQGGDWQVNDSGRRIGLSPEEDRYGLFGRLSFEVSDGVTLFAEASYNQQKTLFNAGPNLMTGLSLSATGCGTAATAAAAPTTCNAFLYNALGPTALAGLTSATLATTAVDLPGRGSNNERKVQRYLIGAEGDFEAFGKPAGWDVYAQYGRAELHEQLTNIQQTVKRNNALAAVFAPAGNPRGLPVGSIQCLINVNASAADDDPACRPLNLLGIGVADPAAVDYILGDPFRDQTLEQTVVGANLSLTPFATWAGDVSIAIGAEYRKEEIDGSVPAEFQPIFNPATGASTSNWSVGNYRPSKGSYDVKEAYLETVVPLGFGLEFNGAVRGTDYSTSGYVTTWKLGATWQPIDDIRLRATRSRDIRAPNLNELFQAGTANTSTVTNPFFPGVGPGTGTYGSSLSYLGTITGNLDLRPEKADSWNVGAVFTPRFIPGFSVSADYFDIKVKQAIDSLSADDIVNRCFEGLADFCAAITPDPANPSRVLISRQPVNFSSLVMRGVDLEAAYRMPLAGGNFTLRGLATRYIDNIVTTGVPGFVPLNSVGTLGVGTGTQSITPKWIYRFTASYDTDDFSLTATARGVSDGRYDATGIECGTSCPISTNQFPTYEDNSIDGATYVDLNATFKFDAMAKGDAEFFVNVTNVFDTDPILLPETGLAANSTYSDLLGRSFRVGVRFKMK
- a CDS encoding MaoC family dehydratase codes for the protein MSKSLFLDDLQVGQKWHGGPIEMTEADIIRFASEYDPQPMHIDTAAAANGRFGGIIASGWHVASVVMRDFVEAAPFGSTPLLGLKIDDLTWRVPVRPGDVLRITREVVNIALSRSKPDRGVLTMRMTVTNQEGAVAMAFTNLIQMPTRPDIDS
- the sciP gene encoding CtrA inhibitor SciP gives rise to the protein MLEYETRPASVMGPLGRLTLDDLPSSSTAHWVSRRKAEVLAAIEGGLLSQNEACARYRLSVEELAGWRRSIDRAGIPGLRITRTQEYRNRLGR
- a CDS encoding branched-chain amino acid aminotransferase gives rise to the protein MSAPAFTHLPHPNLIADDVRAAAIADPAFGRVFTDHMVSIRYTEGQGWHDAQVMPRGPLSLDPATAVLHYAQEIFEGLKAYRLDDGSMALFRVEANAARFNASARRMAMAELPEELFIAAVKEAVAADAHWFPQVDGGALYLRPFMFASEVFLGVKPAAEYQFLVITSPVGNYFKSGAPAISLWVSEDYTRAAPGGTGAAKCGGNYASSLVAQREAIAKGHDQVVFLDAAERRWIEELGGMNMFFVFDDGSIVTPPLTGTILPGITRETIITLARDAGLTVREEPYAIDQWQADAESGKLTESFACGTAAVVTPVGKVTRGESSFTIGAGGPGQVTTKLKDKLVDIQRGRAADPHGWVTRL
- a CDS encoding MarR family winged helix-turn-helix transcriptional regulator is translated as MPDENFLSQVPAASALFLREDEVRRGIEFLFFAHASLWRAIDARLAEKELGRAHYRALYFIARQPGLTISDLLALLGITKQSLGRVVKELEAREYLTTRPGNRDRRQKELRLTDAGRAAETVIFGMLRDTMSRAYTHAGQQAVTGFWQVSEALVPPRERRRIAMLGKDTG
- a CDS encoding pyrroline-5-carboxylate reductase family protein; this encodes MTKALRNFSGRFLLVGCGNMAGAMLDRWLAAGLDPALVAIVDPYAAPRAGIVQHASLGEWQAAGGSADWIMLGMKPQQLGDVADVLAPLATGKVHLLSILAGVSLVDLAARFPDAGAQVRILPNLAARIGAGVSAVATLGDADDVAIDALLDTLGKTVRLADDSTMDLVTAFTGSGPAFVFRLIESYAAAGERLGLSAEDALALATATFGGATALLADSGEKPGVLIAQVASKGGTTQAGLDVLDSDGQLAALLTNVLRAARDRGRELADIARGEG
- a CDS encoding alkaline phosphatase family protein, translated to MLCVAAAGTGLAQNSAPPVQKVTAMTPAPKLVVMIAVDQFSADLFAEYRGRFTGGLARLASGIVFPSGYQAHGATETCPGHSTILTGNHPAHTGIVANNYFDLSVAREDKRVYCAEDETVAGTTSKSGQYAPSVNHLLVPTLGDLMKARDPKAQVVSVSGKDRSAIMMGGRQADELMWLAPTGLTSYRGTTLSAAAQQASTVIAAAINQPRPALTLPADCTAHDIAIPLDKGGSVGTGRMARDAGDFRRFQASPEADGAVLATAAALRQVRKMGEGSSTDLLIVGLSATDYVGHGTGTEGSEMCIQMAGLDRELGDFFARLDATGIDYVVALTADHGGHDLPERNRQNAWPDAQRVDKALNPGAVGKEVAEKLGLPQPLLYGDDGDFHFAKTLTAAQRKAALAEILPRLRAHPQIEAVVTRDELEAHPISKRAPDTWSLLDKLRASYNPQRSGDFIIALKPRVTPIPESGIGYVATHGSVWDYDRRVPILFWRKGLAGFEQPNAVMTVDIMPTLASVIGMPVDANKIDGRCLDLLSGPESSCR
- a CDS encoding protein-disulfide reductase DsbD family protein, which gives rise to MNLTSEAFVTRAWQTVLALLALSFITMSPAQAQSTHIQPKLVAESAAPAPGSSTTLALTMAPEPTWHGYWANGGDAGFGLSVEWNAPEGVTIAPFRYPVPDALILFGMMNHVYEHPYALLAEVQVDKSIVPGTDLTLSGVANWLACTDKVCVPEKAVISVTLKAGDGKIAPAERTRFDGWRALLPQPLDRHGRWERKGDMVRFAIPLPASTAIDAPHLFVETQDVVDYAAPQRFSRNGDHIIVETRVKGEKAGPVSALLKLGGGRGLSLTLEPGAVPAAGEAIAGKDGGIDMGLFWTALGGAILGGLILNLMPCVFPILSLKALSLARSGGDARSAKVEALAYTAGAIVTALFLGGALLALRAAGEQVGWAFQLQHPVSVLALLILSLAITLNLLGAYELPSFGRGQALVDKGGAAGGFWTGALAAFVATPCSGPLLGAALGATLVLPAWAALPIFGGLGLGLALPFLAIGFVPALRNRLPKPGPWMDRFRKWMALPMGLTTLALAWLLWRQLGGGEQLIWPILAVAMALVLLTHYGAIQRGDRRSWLLYASGLLLLVSLAGTVTEVAEAERTANGAGSTFSPDALTKARATGKPVFVYFTADWCLSCKANEAGAINREAVQEAFAKAGVVTLVGDWTNGDPVITRTLAEHGRNSVPLYLWYAPGAAKPEILPQILTPGLLSDKAKS